In Symmachiella dynata, the following are encoded in one genomic region:
- a CDS encoding lactate racemase domain-containing protein codes for MTYPRMLRIKQHFEGPCVEDIPATVEAQLASLQLGEKIKPGETVAITAGSRGIANIAVIIKAAVDHIKSLGAVPFIVPAMGSHGGGTPEGQRGIVEGYGITEDYTGAEIRSSMETVIVDKTPQGIPVHFDKHAYDADHVLVCGRVKPHTGFVGEIESGLLKMMLIGLGKHAGAKIYHRAILDYSFGEIITAVADSVLDKCGIVAGLAIVENAYDQTALLAAVAPENFVSREKELLKQAKQWMPRLPFDKVGLLIIDEIGKDISGSGMDTNVIGRKYSDHCATDKDDVSVKRIFVRGLTYETHGNACGLGLAEFTNSRTVQSVDQNITTINSLTGGHPSAAMIPVHYDSDREVLDAALPTTGLADAPDARVIHISNTLHVGEVLVSEAYLAEIKSRDDLEIIDGPSEMQFDANGNLAAVAEQPVGV; via the coding sequence ATGACCTATCCGCGGATGTTACGCATTAAGCAACACTTTGAGGGCCCGTGCGTCGAGGATATTCCAGCGACCGTTGAAGCTCAACTCGCCTCGCTGCAGTTGGGGGAGAAAATCAAACCGGGCGAAACGGTCGCCATTACCGCTGGTAGCCGCGGCATCGCGAATATCGCAGTCATCATCAAAGCCGCCGTCGACCATATCAAATCACTAGGGGCCGTTCCGTTTATCGTGCCGGCGATGGGCAGCCATGGCGGCGGGACGCCTGAAGGACAGCGGGGCATCGTCGAAGGGTATGGGATCACGGAGGATTACACGGGCGCAGAGATCCGCTCGTCGATGGAAACAGTCATCGTCGACAAAACGCCGCAAGGGATTCCCGTACATTTTGACAAGCACGCCTACGACGCCGACCATGTGTTGGTCTGCGGACGCGTGAAACCGCATACCGGGTTTGTCGGTGAAATCGAGAGCGGATTGCTCAAAATGATGCTGATCGGTCTGGGCAAACATGCGGGAGCCAAGATCTATCACCGGGCCATTTTGGATTATAGCTTCGGCGAGATCATCACCGCTGTCGCCGATTCGGTGTTAGACAAGTGCGGCATTGTCGCCGGTTTGGCGATTGTGGAAAATGCCTACGATCAAACCGCGCTATTGGCCGCTGTGGCGCCGGAGAATTTTGTCAGCCGCGAAAAAGAATTGCTCAAACAGGCCAAACAATGGATGCCGCGTTTGCCGTTTGACAAAGTCGGCCTGTTGATCATCGATGAAATCGGCAAGGACATCAGCGGATCGGGCATGGACACCAACGTGATCGGCCGCAAATACAGCGATCACTGCGCGACGGACAAAGACGACGTCAGCGTGAAACGCATTTTTGTGCGGGGGCTAACCTACGAAACGCACGGCAATGCCTGCGGTCTGGGGCTGGCAGAATTTACGAATTCCCGCACGGTCCAGAGCGTCGATCAGAACATCACGACGATCAACTCGCTCACCGGTGGACACCCCTCAGCAGCGATGATTCCGGTGCATTATGACAGCGACCGCGAAGTGCTCGATGCGGCCTTGCCAACAACGGGACTGGCCGATGCGCCGGATGCGCGGGTGATTCATATATCCAACACATTGCATGTCGGCGAAGTGCTGGTTAGCGAAGCCTATCTGGCTGAGATCAAAAGCCGCGACGATTTGGAAATCATCGACGGTCCCAGCGAAATGCAATTTGATGCCAACGGAAACTTGGCGGCCGTCGCCGAACAACCGGTGGGCGTCTGA
- a CDS encoding ornithine cyclodeaminase family protein, producing the protein MAIPLFTDDDVRHKLDMPTAIEVMQQAFGRQAAGTLAAPARLQADLEVGKLVFTTGAATDIPTCLGFRVYDVTQLHSPGRAELTAVFNTDDGGLKGMVVGPLLGALRTGAIGGVAIKWLSRPDARVLGILGSGYQARTQLEAAVSVREFSEIRVYSRSAERCAAFAEEASKMTTANVQLCPSAREVVEAADVLICATASSVPVFDSAWLRRGVHINTIGPKFHSASEVEASIAGKSQRLVTDSLAQAAAFGEDFILYGSDDFARLTSLSDIISGNKPAPRAAEEISLFYSLGLAGTEVLLANRLFELAAAADDSPLE; encoded by the coding sequence ATGGCCATCCCACTTTTCACTGACGACGATGTGCGGCACAAGCTCGATATGCCGACCGCTATCGAGGTGATGCAGCAAGCCTTTGGGCGACAAGCGGCCGGAACTCTTGCTGCTCCTGCCCGTTTGCAGGCGGACTTGGAGGTGGGCAAGTTGGTCTTCACCACCGGCGCCGCCACCGACATCCCAACATGCCTGGGGTTTCGCGTGTACGATGTGACGCAACTGCATTCGCCCGGTCGCGCTGAATTGACTGCTGTGTTCAATACCGACGATGGCGGCTTGAAAGGCATGGTCGTTGGCCCGTTGTTGGGAGCGTTGCGGACCGGTGCCATTGGGGGCGTGGCGATCAAGTGGCTATCGCGTCCCGACGCGCGGGTCCTGGGCATCCTGGGGAGTGGGTACCAAGCACGAACGCAATTAGAGGCGGCGGTGTCGGTCCGCGAATTTTCGGAAATCCGCGTTTATAGCCGTTCCGCCGAACGCTGTGCTGCGTTTGCGGAGGAAGCGTCGAAAATGACGACCGCGAATGTGCAGCTCTGTCCCTCAGCCCGCGAGGTGGTTGAAGCAGCGGACGTTTTGATTTGCGCTACAGCTAGTAGCGTGCCGGTATTTGATTCCGCCTGGCTGCGCCGTGGCGTGCACATCAACACGATCGGACCCAAATTTCACTCAGCCAGCGAGGTCGAAGCGAGCATTGCGGGAAAATCACAGCGGCTCGTCACCGATTCTCTTGCGCAGGCAGCCGCGTTTGGTGAAGATTTTATTCTGTATGGGAGCGACGACTTCGCCCGATTGACGTCCCTCAGCGATATCATTTCCGGAAACAAACCGGCGCCGCGGGCCGCCGAGGAGATTTCGCTATTTTATTCACTGGGACTGGCGGGAACGGAAGTGCTGTTGGCTAACCGGTTGTTCGAGTTGGCTGCTGCTGCCGACGATTCGCCGCTGGAGTAA
- a CDS encoding PQQ-dependent sugar dehydrogenase: protein MMKSKHRVWAALLLLAPLTATADEPAAKPTAEAPFGLPQRQQWTTSRITGSPEPPQPYTVERVFPELSFENPVELTPAPGSDRLFLLELHGKIYSFPNRDDVEKPDLVVDLHKTLTKAGNFYGLEFHPDFEQNRYCYVCYVIGSNIPDGSHVSRFTVSDTDPPTIDPASEKPIITWPSGGHNGGCLKFGHDGYLYVSTGDGTGPNPPDILKTGQDISDLLSSVLRIDVDQAAEGKGYAIPADNPFVDIEDARPEIWAYGFRNPWKMNFDTRSGRLWMGDVGWELWEMVYHVRRGGNYGWSAVEGPQPIHTSVDRGPSPISPPTVAHPHSESASITGGHVYHGTRLGELSGKYLYGDFETGKMWAVGYDGERVTSQEEIADTTLKLVCFGTDHASEFYVVGYTPGEIYRLIPNPAARSPVEFPHKLSETGLLHSVADHIPAEGVIPYSINAEAWADGATAQRYVAIPGDGTVTTKSSPWVFPKDSVLAKTISLDMQPGSDNGRRRIETQILHYDGSAWQGYSYRWNPEQTDATLVAAEGVDVPLDIQDPTAPGGHRQQTWHFSSRTECMRCHNPWAGNALAFNAPQLNRQHHYEAAADNQLRSFAHVDLLDQDLSEPTDKPVLVNPHDPAADQNLRARSYLHTNCAHCHRMHAGSSVLSKMQYDLELPKTTMLNERPSQGTFSIPTARVIAPGDPYRSVLWYRMSKLGRGRMPHIGSTMVDDAGVELIYDWISQLPATTDSESPATATDNLLAAVNNSDATTDQQAVAVTQLLSTTTGALRALRAVQQSSLDETVRRNIIEQALAHSDSQVRDLFERFLPEEQRVKRLGSIIKPEQILALKGDANRGRMLFEKNASVTCRNCHRIDKTGEMLGPDLRKVAQKKTAAQLLEGMLSPSTKIEPEFATFLIETIKGRVFTGIVVSKTDSEIVLKDASLKETRVPVEQVELMEQQTTSLMPDLLLRDMTAQEVADLLAYFTSLK from the coding sequence ATGATGAAATCCAAACACAGGGTGTGGGCGGCATTATTATTATTGGCCCCCCTGACAGCAACAGCGGATGAACCGGCAGCGAAACCAACGGCCGAGGCGCCGTTTGGCTTGCCGCAACGTCAACAATGGACCACGTCCCGCATCACCGGTTCTCCCGAGCCGCCCCAACCGTACACCGTGGAGCGGGTCTTTCCGGAGTTGTCGTTTGAAAATCCAGTCGAATTGACGCCGGCGCCGGGTAGCGACCGTCTCTTCCTGCTGGAATTGCACGGCAAGATCTACTCGTTTCCCAACCGCGATGACGTCGAAAAACCGGACTTGGTGGTTGATTTGCACAAGACGCTCACCAAAGCAGGCAATTTCTACGGTTTGGAATTTCATCCTGATTTTGAGCAGAATCGTTACTGCTATGTCTGTTACGTCATTGGTTCAAACATTCCGGACGGCTCGCACGTTTCGCGGTTCACAGTGAGCGATACCGATCCGCCCACGATTGATCCGGCCAGTGAAAAGCCGATCATCACCTGGCCCTCGGGGGGACACAACGGAGGGTGTTTGAAGTTCGGTCACGATGGGTATCTGTATGTCTCCACGGGTGACGGTACGGGACCGAATCCGCCGGACATACTGAAAACCGGACAGGATATTAGTGACCTGTTGTCGTCGGTGTTGCGGATCGATGTCGATCAGGCGGCCGAGGGCAAGGGATATGCGATTCCGGCGGACAATCCATTTGTTGACATCGAAGATGCGCGGCCGGAAATTTGGGCGTATGGATTTCGCAATCCCTGGAAGATGAATTTCGACACGCGTAGCGGGCGATTGTGGATGGGCGATGTGGGCTGGGAATTGTGGGAGATGGTTTACCACGTCCGTCGCGGCGGAAATTATGGCTGGAGCGCCGTGGAAGGTCCGCAACCGATTCACACAAGCGTCGACCGCGGTCCGTCGCCGATTTCTCCGCCGACCGTTGCGCATCCGCACTCCGAATCCGCTTCGATCACTGGCGGTCATGTGTATCACGGCACGCGATTGGGGGAACTCTCCGGCAAGTATCTGTACGGCGATTTCGAAACCGGAAAAATGTGGGCTGTGGGATACGATGGCGAACGGGTCACCTCGCAAGAGGAGATCGCCGATACGACACTCAAACTGGTCTGTTTCGGAACCGATCATGCAAGTGAATTTTACGTCGTGGGATATACCCCCGGTGAGATCTATCGCTTGATCCCCAACCCGGCCGCCCGTTCGCCAGTCGAATTTCCGCATAAACTTAGCGAAACAGGATTGTTGCATTCGGTGGCCGACCATATTCCAGCGGAGGGGGTGATCCCGTATTCCATCAACGCCGAAGCATGGGCCGATGGCGCAACGGCACAGCGCTATGTCGCAATACCGGGCGACGGCACGGTCACCACCAAAAGCAGTCCGTGGGTTTTTCCCAAAGATTCCGTTTTGGCGAAGACAATTTCACTCGACATGCAACCGGGCAGTGACAATGGCCGCCGCCGCATTGAGACGCAGATTCTGCATTACGACGGCAGTGCCTGGCAGGGATACAGCTATCGTTGGAATCCGGAACAGACCGACGCAACGTTAGTCGCCGCTGAGGGCGTGGATGTGCCATTGGACATTCAGGACCCGACCGCTCCTGGTGGACACCGGCAACAGACGTGGCATTTCTCCAGCCGGACGGAGTGCATGCGCTGCCACAATCCCTGGGCGGGAAACGCGTTGGCGTTCAATGCGCCTCAATTGAATCGACAACATCATTATGAAGCGGCGGCTGATAACCAACTTCGCTCGTTCGCGCATGTGGATTTGCTCGACCAGGATTTGTCGGAGCCGACTGACAAACCTGTCCTCGTTAATCCCCACGATCCGGCGGCCGATCAGAATTTGCGCGCGCGGTCGTATCTGCATACGAACTGTGCGCATTGCCACCGTATGCATGCGGGGAGTTCAGTCCTCTCCAAAATGCAATACGATTTGGAATTGCCAAAGACGACCATGCTCAACGAGCGTCCCTCGCAAGGGACATTCAGCATACCGACCGCGCGGGTGATTGCTCCCGGTGATCCGTACCGGTCGGTCCTGTGGTACCGCATGTCCAAATTGGGACGAGGACGTATGCCGCACATCGGTTCCACGATGGTGGATGACGCTGGAGTGGAGCTGATCTACGATTGGATTTCACAATTACCAGCAACGACCGATAGCGAATCCCCCGCTACAGCGACGGATAATCTCCTGGCTGCTGTCAATAACAGTGATGCGACGACTGACCAACAAGCCGTCGCCGTGACGCAACTGCTCTCAACAACGACAGGCGCACTTCGCGCGCTGCGTGCGGTGCAACAGTCGTCGCTGGATGAAACGGTGCGCCGCAACATCATCGAACAGGCTCTTGCGCATTCCGACAGCCAAGTCCGCGATCTGTTTGAACGGTTTCTGCCGGAGGAACAGCGTGTGAAGCGGTTGGGGAGCATTATCAAACCCGAACAAATCCTCGCCCTAAAGGGGGATGCGAATCGTGGGCGCATGTTGTTTGAAAAAAATGCGAGTGTGACCTGTCGTAACTGCCACCGCATCGACAAAACCGGCGAAATGCTGGGGCCGGATCTACGCAAGGTCGCCCAGAAGAAGACCGCTGCGCAACTTTTAGAAGGGATGCTCAGTCCCTCGACCAAGATCGAACCTGAGTTTGCTACGTTCCTGATCGAAACAATAAAGGGCCGCGTGTTTACGGGAATTGTCGTCAGCAAAACGGACAGCGAAATTGTGCTAAAGGACGCCTCGCTCAAGGAAACGCGCGTGCCGGTCGAGCAGGTGGAATTGATGGAGCAACAGACGACTTCGCTCATGCCCGATCTTCTATTGCGGGACATGACCGCTCAAGAAGTCGCCGATTTACTGGCTTATTTTACGTCGCTCAAATAA
- a CDS encoding PD-(D/E)XK nuclease family protein, with translation MTAEIQVLTGPASSGKTGRMLGRYRAHLHDAADKLEIGRGLWLTPTHYSAAFIRENLLADDLAACFNPQVFTFSGFADRVLRDSPAAVTPISRMLQRVLVRGIIEKLNADNALRHFSPIAVTTGFIDQVLAFISELKQAEIWPEHFEEVIAGDNPHPRDAELAMIYRVYQQHLLAHELYDGEGRFWSARDQLTQGHWGTFADLDFVVVDGFSDFTKTQYEILQLLAGKVTEMFVTLPLESPLQRADLFAKPLGALKQLELHTNVQRDKCVEIDENCPAAFSQIAAKLFQNPRDVVPCGTAADVSVIEATGQQGEVRAMASQIKTLLAAGTAPMDIVVTFRSMTDYADLLHETFTNAGIPYICKSSESLATSPVIKALMALLQVATEDWPFERLLPLLQNNYFHPDWPEYAEGEATRDVAAQLRRLQLRGGRREILKRIYRAAQPSETDELLSGSKLEKRRVQQQSAAAAGDFLTRLATTLEPLQKQHTRSGWAEILVRIGREMRFDPRTLPALTDEGERDMRARDTDAWQAFENMLYAAAGFDERVHENGHSIDFPRMLTELTDLIHQTELLNRDSAVGKVRVLDATQVRNLDIPILFVGGLTETGFPQRRGDDCFFSEADRRDFNERGLPLQHRTSRTQDEMLLFYGVVTRARQRLILSYPAMNSTGQPLLPSPYLLTLQHLFDEGAVPILRRMELDPVPPISEMLTEADLRVVAVEQALNKDAGPLRSLSELPGHEPLVRNILAAATMADHRFRIHGFTPYEGLIPSAKHQILLGKRYSIAHEFSATELEAYANCPFQYFAGHILNVNTLDAPEVKTDYKQRGNVVHDVLKKLHQQYLAVSTENGDAPPSDEELSAQFDELLQTLLRQHADDPKLMQTLTEIETRLLSEWGEEYARQWAEYSKDSEKNWDEPPQPVRYEVGFGAAPGGDPATDAAETAECLVLGVAHRAVRIRGRIDRIDVGEIAGTPAFNVVDYKTGTSTKFTAKKISEGGLIQLPLYAMAAERLGMVAAGAQPMELGYWFVKETGFKSKLTAGQVNEGEFTASEVWEHLQATLEESIPQMAAGIRRGQFPVYNEDTNCTTNCPFSTTCRVGQIRPLADTLHKTWKLSDQ, from the coding sequence ATGACCGCCGAGATTCAAGTATTAACCGGTCCAGCGAGCAGCGGCAAAACAGGCCGCATGCTGGGGCGATACCGCGCCCATTTGCACGATGCGGCCGACAAGCTAGAAATCGGTCGCGGCCTGTGGCTGACGCCGACTCATTACAGCGCGGCGTTCATCCGCGAAAATCTGTTGGCCGACGATCTGGCTGCCTGTTTCAATCCGCAGGTGTTCACGTTTTCGGGGTTTGCGGACCGCGTGTTGCGCGACAGTCCCGCAGCGGTCACACCGATTTCTCGCATGCTGCAACGGGTGCTTGTCCGCGGCATTATCGAAAAGTTGAACGCCGACAATGCGCTGCGGCATTTCTCGCCGATTGCGGTGACGACCGGATTCATTGATCAGGTGTTGGCATTCATCAGCGAGTTGAAACAGGCGGAGATTTGGCCGGAACATTTTGAAGAGGTAATCGCCGGCGACAACCCGCATCCCCGCGATGCGGAACTGGCGATGATTTATCGTGTCTATCAACAGCACCTGCTGGCGCATGAATTGTACGACGGGGAAGGTCGGTTTTGGTCGGCCCGCGATCAACTCACTCAAGGGCATTGGGGAACATTTGCTGATTTGGACTTTGTGGTCGTCGACGGGTTTAGCGACTTCACCAAAACCCAATACGAGATTCTCCAGCTATTGGCAGGCAAGGTGACGGAGATGTTTGTCACCCTGCCGCTGGAGTCGCCGTTACAGCGTGCGGACCTGTTCGCCAAGCCGCTCGGTGCGTTAAAACAACTCGAGCTACACACGAACGTGCAGCGTGACAAATGTGTCGAGATCGACGAAAACTGTCCGGCTGCTTTTTCCCAAATCGCCGCGAAACTATTTCAAAATCCCCGTGACGTCGTGCCGTGCGGAACCGCTGCGGATGTTTCTGTGATCGAAGCAACCGGGCAACAGGGTGAGGTTCGCGCGATGGCCTCGCAGATCAAAACGCTATTGGCGGCCGGGACAGCGCCGATGGATATTGTTGTTACTTTCCGGTCAATGACGGATTATGCCGATTTGCTGCACGAAACGTTTACGAACGCCGGTATTCCTTACATCTGCAAGTCATCCGAGTCGTTGGCCACCAGTCCCGTGATCAAGGCCTTGATGGCGCTGTTGCAAGTCGCCACCGAGGATTGGCCGTTTGAACGGCTCTTGCCGCTGTTGCAGAACAACTACTTTCATCCCGATTGGCCCGAGTATGCGGAAGGGGAGGCAACGCGGGACGTGGCGGCGCAGTTGCGGCGGCTGCAATTGCGCGGGGGACGGCGCGAGATTCTCAAACGGATCTACCGTGCCGCTCAACCGTCAGAAACCGACGAATTGCTTTCCGGCTCGAAATTGGAAAAACGCCGCGTCCAACAGCAATCGGCCGCAGCGGCGGGAGATTTTTTGACGCGATTGGCGACAACTTTAGAACCGCTGCAAAAACAGCATACCCGCAGCGGTTGGGCGGAGATCCTGGTCCGGATCGGACGGGAAATGCGTTTCGACCCACGGACGCTGCCGGCGCTCACCGATGAGGGGGAGCGTGACATGCGTGCGCGGGATACGGATGCCTGGCAGGCGTTTGAGAACATGCTGTATGCGGCGGCAGGATTTGATGAGCGTGTCCATGAGAATGGTCACTCGATTGATTTCCCACGGATGCTCACTGAACTGACGGATCTGATTCATCAGACGGAACTTTTAAACCGTGACTCGGCCGTGGGTAAGGTGCGCGTGCTGGATGCGACGCAAGTCCGCAACCTGGACATTCCGATTTTATTCGTGGGCGGATTGACCGAGACGGGATTTCCGCAGCGGCGCGGGGACGATTGTTTTTTCAGCGAAGCGGATCGCCGTGATTTCAACGAACGGGGCCTGCCGCTCCAGCATCGCACATCGCGGACGCAGGACGAGATGCTGCTGTTTTACGGAGTCGTGACCCGCGCCCGCCAACGGTTGATCTTGAGTTATCCGGCGATGAATTCCACCGGACAACCGCTCCTGCCCAGCCCCTATCTGCTCACGCTGCAACATCTGTTCGACGAAGGGGCCGTCCCGATTCTGCGGCGGATGGAACTCGATCCGGTGCCCCCGATTTCGGAGATGCTCACCGAGGCGGACCTCCGCGTCGTGGCTGTTGAGCAAGCGCTGAACAAGGACGCCGGTCCGCTGCGTTCACTGTCTGAGTTACCGGGACACGAACCGCTGGTTCGTAATATTCTCGCAGCAGCAACGATGGCCGACCACCGCTTCCGCATTCACGGTTTCACGCCCTACGAAGGTCTGATTCCCAGCGCCAAGCATCAGATTCTATTAGGCAAACGGTATTCGATAGCCCACGAATTCAGTGCGACGGAATTGGAAGCATACGCGAATTGTCCGTTTCAATATTTCGCGGGACATATTTTAAACGTGAACACGCTCGATGCCCCGGAGGTAAAAACAGATTACAAGCAACGGGGAAATGTGGTGCACGATGTGCTTAAGAAATTGCACCAGCAATATCTCGCCGTGAGTACGGAAAATGGCGACGCCCCCCCATCGGACGAAGAGTTGTCCGCACAATTCGATGAGCTACTGCAGACGTTGTTGCGGCAACACGCGGATGATCCGAAATTGATGCAGACTTTAACCGAAATCGAAACGCGACTGCTGTCGGAATGGGGTGAGGAATACGCCAGGCAATGGGCCGAGTATTCCAAGGATTCGGAGAAGAATTGGGACGAACCGCCGCAACCGGTGCGATACGAGGTCGGATTCGGCGCTGCACCGGGGGGTGATCCGGCGACGGATGCTGCGGAAACGGCCGAATGTTTGGTGTTGGGCGTCGCACATCGGGCGGTGCGGATTCGTGGACGGATTGATCGAATCGACGTTGGAGAAATCGCGGGAACGCCGGCGTTTAACGTGGTGGATTATAAAACCGGGACCTCGACCAAATTCACAGCGAAAAAAATCTCGGAAGGAGGTTTGATTCAATTGCCGTTGTATGCGATGGCTGCTGAGCGGTTGGGAATGGTCGCCGCCGGCGCGCAACCGATGGAACTGGGCTATTGGTTCGTAAAGGAAACCGGATTCAAAAGTAAGCTCACCGCCGGGCAGGTCAACGAAGGGGAATTCACAGCCAGCGAAGTCTGGGAGCATTTGCAGGCGACGCTCGAAGAATCAATTCCGCAAATGGCAGCGGGAATTCGTCGCGGACAATTCCCGGTTTACAACGAGGACACAAATTGCACAACGAACTGTCCTTTCAGTACGACTTGCCGTGTGGGGCAAATCCGGCCGTTGGCCGACACGCTGCATAAAACTTGGAAACTCAGCGATCAATAA